The genomic window ACTCTCGAAAACCATTCCTGCCGACGACCTCCTCGCAGACGTTCGACGAAAACTTGCGGCCTCCCGTCTTGCCGCATCCGAAGACACAGCAACGCCTGAGTTTACCATTCGCGGTGTCAAGTTCGGCGGCTCCTCCCGCATCAAGGTCATCCATGAGATCATGGATGCCCATCGCCATCCCTCCCTGCGGGACGCGGTCTTCTCCGCAATTTCCTGTGGGGCTGATGTTGTGGATCTCGGATTCGGATTTGACGCGACCTTTGACGATGTCGTCCGCTGTTTCTCCGCGGTCGCCGACCTCGACCTCCCGCTCTCGGTCGATACGATCGACCCCGAGCTTATCAGGGCGGCCCTGTTTCGGTGCGATTTGATCTTTTCCCTGACCAAGGAAACCATTCCTCTCCTTGCCGACGCCGTCAAAGAGTGCGGTACCGCGGCAGTTCTCATTCCCCGCAATGCAACGCTTGAAGAGACCGTTGCCGCCGCGAAGAATGCCGGTCTATTGAAGATCCTTGCCGACCCGCTTCTTCAGCCGCCGCTCTCAGGACTCGCCTCCTCGCTTGCCGGCTACCTGCCTGAGTTCGGCTGCCCCAAAGTTCTCGGCTGTGTGAACGTGATTGAGATGGTTGACGCCGACAGCCCGGGGATCTGTGCCCTGCTTGCCTCAGCCGCCGCAGAGTGCGCCGCCGCCGCCGTCCTCGTCTCCGAACACTCCGACAAAACGCACGGCGCAACCGCCGAGATGCGGCGTGCGACAGAGATGATGGTGTTATCAGAAGGCCGCCCTTACCCCAAAGACGTCGGCGTTGATCTTCTGATCCTCAAAGAAAAACGATGCAGAAGAGAACCTCCTCTCGTGTATGAAAAAATCTCTGACGTGCCTGCGGCATCAGATGACCTCTCCCAGTACGACCCCTGCGGCAATTTCCGCATAGGCATTGAAGACGGTATGATCGTTGCGGTACGAAACGGCCGTGCCGTTCGTGGTACAAACTGGTATGATGTCTTCTCGGCAATCCTCGCCGAAGAAGGCGTCTCGCTCCTCGACCATGCAGGATATCTTGGGAAGGAACTCTACAAAGCAGAGCTTGCGATCCGGTTCGGCAGAAGTTTTGAACAGGATGGGGAGTTTTGAACGCTGTTTTTTTGAAAAACGCGAATAGCGCGAATAGCGCGAATAAAAATCGCCAATGGCGATTTTTCATTAGAAAATATTTTTTTTGTTTTTTTCTGAACGAATGGATTTGTCTGAAAATAAGCTACTTTAGTAAACTCTTGAATATCGCCATTGGCAATTTTTATTCGCGTTATTCCGCGAAGCGGTGAGCATGCCTTCGGCATGCGATTCGTGCTATTCGCGTTCTTCGCGTTTTTCAAAAAAAATCATACAGTACCCACAGGATTGTTCTTATATCAGATTCATCCCAATAACTGTATAGTACCATGAATATCACCATCCGCCCATACGAATCCACAGACCTCTATCATGTCATGACCGTCTGGAACTCCATCATCGCCGAAGGTGATGCATTCCTCGAAGAAACCGCCCTCACCCCTGAAGACATGCAAAAATTTCTGGACCAGTACCGTGTTTACTGCGCAAAAATCGGCAGCGAAGTTGCCGGTGTCTACCTGCTTCGCAAACTCAACCTCGGCAAAGGCGCTCACATCGCCGAAGTCCTCTATGCCGTAAAATTCTCGTTCCGCAACTTAGGTGTTGGAAAAACCATGAGCGAACACTCGAGCAAAACCGCCCGCGAACTTGGATTCTCCTCACTCGTCTGCCAACGCGTCTCAGGTATGAATCCTGCCGCCCTCAATTTCCTCACCAAATGCGGCTTCGTCCCGGCAGGCGAGATCTCCCGCGGATACCGCAACGTCAAAACAGTCAAAGTCGATCAAAATTCCGCAGCCGATGAATCGAAAAAAGGACTGCTTGGAAAAATCTTTGAAAAGAAACCAGCAGAACCAGTTGAAAAAACCGTTGTCGACTACTACTCGCTCTACACCTACCAAAAAGACGTCTGAATCTCCCATGCGGTACTATCTCAGAGAAAACGTCCTCATCGTCAGAGGAGACTTTCGTGCGGCAAGCAGCGGAGTGGGCGGCGGAATTGCCGACGTCCGAACTGTTCTCAACGTCACCGTCCCAAGAAATTTTTCCGGTGACGCGTCCAGAGAAATCGACCGCATCTCAAACGAACAGGGATTCCTTCAGCCCCAGTTCGGACTCCTGACCGCAGTCCCGATAACCAACCTTTGCATCGCCAAGTACGACTACATCACCGTCTTCGTCACCGCCGGCGTCTCAGACAACAACCGCACCATAAACATCATCATCACTTCAAATCGACCGCTTTCCGACGCCGCACTTCTTGGCGCAATGACTACTGCAACCGAAGTCAAAATGCAGGTACTTGCCGACCGGAAACTCCCTTCTGGCGCATCACCTACCGATGCAGTCGTGGTTGCCGCAGAAAAATCCCGCTCCGCTCCTGAGATGTTTGCAGGAATTCTCACCGAAACCGGAGAGAGGATTGCCAAAGCTGTTCGTCAGGCGCTCACCGAAGCACTGATTCGGTTTGATAACTATCTCCTTTCAACATGGGGCGTTTCCCGTGGATGGTCGCGTGATGCTCCCGGGTTCGTAAAGCGGACCCGTCCCTCCTATTTTATCTACAGCCGCTACGGCGGAGACCACTGGACCGAGTGGGTGCCGGAAGGCTGCCCCTATTATCCCTGCCATAACTACTCCCGCCAGCAGTGCAGTTTCTGTTACTGCCCGCTTTACCCCTGCATGGATACTTCGCTTGGCGCCATGATAGAAACCCCGCACGGAGAGGTGTGGAGCTGCATGGATTGCCGGCTCGTTCACGTGCCTGAAGTCACGGCTCATCTGCTGGAAAATCCTGAAGCTGACGTTGCCGAACTGAAACTGATGCAAAAAAAGTAAGTGTTGCATTATGTACGTTTGAGCCGCCCACGGAAAATCTGAACACACTGAAAATATCACGGAAAAACATCACGGAGCAGACGTGAATATCACAGAAATAATTTTTTCGTATTCCGTGATGTTCCCGTCTGCCCCGTGATGTTTTTTTTCTTTGAAATCTCCGTGTGTTCCGTTTTTCCGTGGGCGACTAAAACGAACTAACACAAAGCCAAAAAAAGTGAATGTATTTTGAAACTTAGATGCCGAGCTTCTTGGTAAGCTCATCTAAGGGGATACCGTGAACCATTGCGGCCTCGCGGATGGTCTCATTGTTTGCGATTGCACAACCAAGGCAGCCCATGCCAAAGCTCTGAAGGACTGCTGCGCTCTGTGGTTTCTCACGGAGAAGCTCTGCGATCGTTGAATCGATGGTAATTGCCATGTATAGTAGATTAGCTACTTTACTACTTGATGTTTCCGAACTGAGCATTTTCAGTACGCGTGGTCAGGGTTTTATATCTCAACACACCAATCAGTTTGTTGGAGATCATTATGGACCCAGAACAGATCCAGCAGATTACCGACAGAATCTCCCAAAAATTAGAATCCAAAGGAGTTTCGCCGGACAGGCAGAGCATTACGGAAAAACTTGCAAGCTACATCAACGAGTATGGTGTGGTTGCATATGAGGCTGAACGCAAAGTTCTGTCTGATCAGCTGAAGCTGTATGAAATTCCGGCTGACGAACAGCCGGCAGCCGCAGCTGCTCCTGAAGGAGGCGTGTTCGCGCTCGCTGACATTCAACCAAACGACTGGGTAACCATTGAGGTGAAGGTTGTGTCTTTGCAGGCACCAAACTCCCCGTCGATTGCGCAGACCGGTGTCCTTGCGGACAGTTCGGGTGCGGTACGGTTTGTGGTGTTTT from Methanorbis furvi includes these protein-coding regions:
- a CDS encoding adenosylcobinamide amidohydrolase, producing the protein MRYYLRENVLIVRGDFRAASSGVGGGIADVRTVLNVTVPRNFSGDASREIDRISNEQGFLQPQFGLLTAVPITNLCIAKYDYITVFVTAGVSDNNRTINIIITSNRPLSDAALLGAMTTATEVKMQVLADRKLPSGASPTDAVVVAAEKSRSAPEMFAGILTETGERIAKAVRQALTEALIRFDNYLLSTWGVSRGWSRDAPGFVKRTRPSYFIYSRYGGDHWTEWVPEGCPYYPCHNYSRQQCSFCYCPLYPCMDTSLGAMIETPHGEVWSCMDCRLVHVPEVTAHLLENPEADVAELKLMQKK
- a CDS encoding GNAT family N-acetyltransferase, with amino-acid sequence MNITIRPYESTDLYHVMTVWNSIIAEGDAFLEETALTPEDMQKFLDQYRVYCAKIGSEVAGVYLLRKLNLGKGAHIAEVLYAVKFSFRNLGVGKTMSEHSSKTARELGFSSLVCQRVSGMNPAALNFLTKCGFVPAGEISRGYRNVKTVKVDQNSAADESKKGLLGKIFEKKPAEPVEKTVVDYYSLYTYQKDV
- a CDS encoding DUF1858 domain-containing protein — encoded protein: MAITIDSTIAELLREKPQSAAVLQSFGMGCLGCAIANNETIREAAMVHGIPLDELTKKLGI
- a CDS encoding DUF4346 domain-containing protein translates to MHVLFPTGRQSEAALRSALAGVDAFTFDIVPTGEIASFLSPGTLTRLVDAGVYDCVVVSGMCTASFDSVEQHSGVPVRKGTRHAADMRLCIPLILEGKLSKTIPADDLLADVRRKLAASRLAASEDTATPEFTIRGVKFGGSSRIKVIHEIMDAHRHPSLRDAVFSAISCGADVVDLGFGFDATFDDVVRCFSAVADLDLPLSVDTIDPELIRAALFRCDLIFSLTKETIPLLADAVKECGTAAVLIPRNATLEETVAAAKNAGLLKILADPLLQPPLSGLASSLAGYLPEFGCPKVLGCVNVIEMVDADSPGICALLASAAAECAAAAVLVSEHSDKTHGATAEMRRATEMMVLSEGRPYPKDVGVDLLILKEKRCRREPPLVYEKISDVPAASDDLSQYDPCGNFRIGIEDGMIVAVRNGRAVRGTNWYDVFSAILAEEGVSLLDHAGYLGKELYKAELAIRFGRSFEQDGEF